Proteins encoded in a region of the Macaca mulatta isolate MMU2019108-1 chromosome X, T2T-MMU8v2.0, whole genome shotgun sequence genome:
- the SPANXN gene encoding sperm protein associated with the nucleus (The RefSeq protein has 1 non-frameshifting indel compared to this genomic sequence) translates to MEQPTSSTNGEKRKSPCESNNNKNDEMQETPNRDLAPKQSLKKTKTSEYPTLLMFPYKKFKKISSSQVENYQSPGNTIYPIQEEEEDLDSFEGSSQEGGED, encoded by the exons ATGGAACAGCCAACTTCAAGCACCAATGGGGAAAAGAGGAAGAGCCCCTGTGaatccaacaacaacaaaaatgatgaG ATGCAGGAGACACCAAACAGGGACTTAGCCCCCAAACAGagtttgaaaaagacaaaaacatcaGAATATCCAACATTATTAATGTTTCCCTACAAGAAGTTTAAGAAAATAAGTTCAAGTCAAGTGGAGAATTACCAGTCCCCAGGGAACACCATCTATCCAAttcaagaggaggaggaggaagacctAGATTCATTTGAAGGATCTTCACAGGAGGGTGGGGAGGACTAG